One stretch of Rosistilla oblonga DNA includes these proteins:
- a CDS encoding serine protease: MLKKFAIASALIAVVTSTSMAQSVCLPAPRLLTTMPMGGQVGSEFDVAITGQTIENTDQLLFSSPKITATPKLDASGKPVANQFVVSIAADCPPGIHTARVMSRLGISSARVFTVSDLPEVTQTKPSASVETAMPIEINSICNATLPVRAANHYSFSAKKGQRLVVDCAAPGIDSKMNPVLILADAQGRDMLVERRGGALDYTVPADGDYMVKVHDLTFKGGAECFYRLAVQEVPADAPLARLPSTRGVGSFSWPPTGLAAEASASETEPNNDRETVQAITLPCDIAGSFFPAADVDAFEFTAQKGEDWWVEVASERLGRPTDASIIVQQVIGEGADEKLVDLVELSDIASPIKRSSNAYAYDGPPYNAGSTDILGKMEIKEDGKYRLQITDLFGGTRNDPNNVYRLVIRQAEPDFAVVAWPLHMVLRNGDRNALSKPLALRGGSTVALEVVAVRRDGFNGEIELTLENLPDGVTTAGLKIPAGKARGLMLVTAHQDAPRGLTMAKFTATATIGDKPVTHPCHVASVAWPVTNAWSEIPAPRLLADIPVSVGGSEFAAITIAPTEEKVWEAKAGETLTIPLQHVRRGEFSGTLLGLRTMGAGFEGVPKFDLKLNEDASEAVLDLAKLKTPPGDYTIAFYGSAVAKHRDNPDRLVAAETAHAQAQQTVNDLTAEVTRLANETATASAAQKAESQKLADAVAEQKKAAEAALAAAAAELAKAKKSTQPKDIADIVISQPISIRVSPGESK, translated from the coding sequence ATGCTGAAGAAATTTGCGATCGCCTCGGCATTGATCGCCGTCGTCACCTCGACCTCGATGGCCCAATCGGTCTGTCTGCCCGCGCCGCGTCTGTTGACCACGATGCCGATGGGGGGCCAAGTTGGCAGCGAGTTCGATGTTGCGATCACCGGCCAAACGATCGAGAACACCGATCAATTGTTGTTCTCCAGCCCGAAGATCACCGCGACACCCAAGCTGGACGCGTCTGGCAAACCGGTCGCCAATCAGTTTGTCGTTTCGATTGCCGCCGATTGCCCTCCGGGAATCCATACAGCGAGGGTGATGTCCCGTTTGGGAATCTCGTCAGCTCGCGTCTTCACCGTCAGTGATCTCCCCGAAGTCACGCAGACCAAACCGAGTGCATCGGTCGAAACAGCGATGCCGATCGAAATCAACAGCATCTGCAACGCAACTCTTCCCGTCCGTGCAGCGAACCACTATTCGTTCTCCGCGAAGAAGGGTCAGCGATTAGTCGTCGATTGCGCGGCCCCGGGGATCGATTCGAAAATGAATCCCGTTCTAATCTTGGCCGACGCCCAGGGACGCGACATGTTAGTCGAACGACGTGGCGGTGCCCTGGATTACACCGTCCCAGCCGATGGCGACTACATGGTCAAAGTCCATGACCTGACCTTCAAGGGAGGAGCGGAATGCTTCTACCGACTGGCGGTTCAAGAAGTCCCCGCCGACGCGCCACTTGCACGCCTGCCCAGCACTCGCGGCGTCGGCAGTTTTTCCTGGCCGCCAACTGGACTGGCCGCCGAAGCGTCAGCATCGGAGACCGAACCAAACAACGATCGCGAAACGGTTCAAGCGATCACGCTGCCGTGCGACATCGCGGGCAGTTTCTTCCCCGCGGCCGATGTCGATGCCTTCGAATTCACCGCCCAAAAGGGAGAGGACTGGTGGGTCGAAGTCGCTTCGGAACGACTCGGTCGCCCCACCGATGCTTCGATCATCGTTCAACAGGTGATCGGCGAAGGAGCCGATGAAAAGCTAGTCGATCTGGTCGAACTGTCCGATATCGCCAGTCCGATCAAACGCTCCAGCAACGCCTACGCCTACGACGGCCCGCCCTACAATGCCGGTTCGACCGACATCCTTGGCAAGATGGAGATCAAAGAGGACGGAAAGTATCGTCTGCAGATCACCGATCTGTTTGGCGGAACGCGAAACGATCCCAACAACGTCTATCGATTGGTCATCCGGCAAGCGGAGCCCGATTTCGCTGTCGTCGCTTGGCCACTGCACATGGTCCTGCGGAACGGTGACCGCAACGCACTCTCCAAACCGCTAGCGCTCCGCGGTGGATCGACCGTCGCGTTGGAAGTGGTCGCCGTGCGACGCGACGGCTTCAACGGTGAGATCGAATTGACTCTGGAAAATCTCCCCGACGGTGTCACCACCGCCGGCCTGAAGATTCCCGCTGGCAAGGCGCGTGGTCTGATGCTGGTCACCGCGCATCAAGACGCGCCACGTGGCCTTACGATGGCGAAGTTCACCGCGACGGCAACCATAGGCGACAAACCGGTTACGCATCCGTGCCACGTCGCATCGGTCGCGTGGCCTGTGACTAACGCCTGGTCGGAAATCCCCGCTCCACGATTGTTAGCCGATATCCCCGTCTCGGTTGGCGGATCGGAGTTTGCCGCAATCACGATCGCTCCGACCGAAGAAAAGGTTTGGGAAGCCAAGGCGGGTGAAACGCTGACGATTCCGCTGCAACACGTCCGCCGTGGTGAATTCTCCGGCACGCTGTTGGGCCTGCGAACGATGGGCGCCGGATTTGAAGGCGTCCCCAAATTCGACCTCAAGCTGAACGAAGACGCCTCCGAAGCAGTCCTCGATCTGGCCAAGTTGAAGACGCCGCCTGGCGATTACACGATCGCATTCTACGGCAGCGCGGTTGCCAAGCACCGCGACAATCCCGATCGATTGGTCGCCGCTGAAACCGCCCACGCGCAGGCACAACAAACCGTTAACGACCTAACGGCCGAGGTGACGCGTCTAGCCAACGAAACCGCAACCGCTTCCGCCGCCCAAAAGGCCGAATCGCAAAAGCTTGCCGATGCGGTGGCGGAGCAAAAGAAAGCTGCCGAAGCAGCCTTGGCCGCCGCAGCAGCGGAGCTTGCGAAAGCAAAGAAGTCGACGCAGCCAAAAGATATCGCCGATATCGTCATCTCTCAACCGATCTCGATCCGTGTTAGCCCAGGTGAATCCAAATGA
- a CDS encoding OB-fold-containig protein: MWIYFERAAEIIAAQPVLPASILLAFLVAYSIVSLFGLIDLDMDAPDFDFDADFDLGSAGGFGMLTFRWLNLAQIPIVIWGGLFTLLWWITSAVLWVTWDASDYQANWWTGGLLSARSAVIGVVLTKFTTEPMKKWFVTARYNAEMLLGQVCQICTGQADTDFGQARFKTDAAPLLLNVRTDGVTLKKGDLATIIDFDQERRIYTVTAIDDEVQADE; this comes from the coding sequence TTGTGGATTTATTTTGAACGTGCAGCGGAGATTATCGCCGCCCAACCGGTGCTACCCGCATCGATTTTGTTGGCTTTCCTTGTCGCCTACTCGATCGTTTCCCTGTTTGGGCTGATCGATCTCGACATGGACGCCCCCGATTTCGATTTCGACGCCGATTTCGATTTGGGTTCGGCCGGCGGTTTTGGAATGCTCACGTTTCGATGGTTGAATCTAGCCCAGATTCCAATTGTAATCTGGGGAGGGCTCTTTACACTACTTTGGTGGATCACGTCAGCCGTGTTGTGGGTGACGTGGGATGCTTCCGATTACCAAGCGAATTGGTGGACCGGCGGGCTGCTGTCAGCTCGTTCGGCCGTAATCGGCGTGGTGCTGACCAAGTTTACGACCGAACCGATGAAGAAGTGGTTCGTGACCGCGCGATACAACGCGGAGATGTTGCTTGGTCAAGTCTGCCAAATTTGCACCGGCCAAGCCGACACCGACTTTGGCCAGGCTCGATTTAAAACGGACGCGGCGCCGTTGTTGTTAAACGTTCGCACCGACGGGGTAACTTTGAAAAAGGGTGACCTCGCCACAATTATCGACTTTGATCAAGAACGCCGGATATACACGGTAACCGCTATCGACGACGAGGTTCAAGCAGATGAGTAG
- a CDS encoding flotillin family protein has protein sequence MSSVLVLGQFSDHWFINGIAILAVAIIGLLFLLASFAAMANQFYRKVGPDEAIVRSGWGKIRVATGNGIFVVPVIHQYEKMDLTLKSFEIAREGSEGLICQDNIRADIKVAFFIRVDKSEEEIREVAQSIGAKRCSQIDTLRELFDAKFSEALKTVGKQFDFVDLYDKRDNFKDQILKVIGTDLNGYRLDDAAIDFLEQTPLELLNPNNILDAEGIKKITELTSKEKVKENAFTREKEKTLKQQDVEAEETILQLEKQRIEANEKQQREVTEISARERAAAKKVQEEQRLESERARITTEEELGVANENKERQVLVALRAKERTDGIEQERVLKDRELEATERERVVGIAQVEKEKAIEVEKRNIQEVIRERVAVERAVVEEQEKIKDTEEFAAADRLKKVQITAASMTAEESLIKETKAAEAAKMAAELLADKIRIEAEASRDRSEKEMQAAKMTAEADAAKAAASGLAEAKVQEARAASMEKEGTAEAVIIEKKAVAEAKGIEARATAIEKEGLAEANVMQQKYSSEATGITEKAEAMKLLDGVGKEHEEFKLKLDKDKQVEIAAIDAQRGIAESQAGVVGEALKAARIDIVGGDGEFFDQITSAVKGGKAIDRFVYNSRVATDVKQTFFNGDPDYFRDNLMDLVNKFNLSTDDIKDLSIAALIAKLMGLANTDETRNQLGSLLGMASTAGITERKVGKLEAKPLQNGAKS, from the coding sequence ATGAGTAGCGTTTTGGTTTTGGGTCAGTTCTCTGACCATTGGTTTATCAACGGCATCGCGATCCTTGCGGTCGCGATCATCGGATTGCTCTTTCTGCTGGCCAGTTTCGCCGCGATGGCGAACCAGTTCTACCGCAAGGTCGGCCCCGACGAGGCGATCGTTCGAAGCGGTTGGGGCAAAATTCGAGTCGCCACCGGCAACGGTATCTTTGTCGTTCCAGTGATCCATCAATACGAGAAGATGGACCTGACCTTGAAGAGCTTCGAAATCGCCCGCGAAGGTTCCGAGGGTTTGATCTGCCAAGACAACATCCGCGCAGACATCAAAGTTGCCTTCTTCATCCGCGTCGACAAGAGCGAAGAAGAGATCCGCGAAGTCGCGCAATCGATCGGCGCCAAACGCTGCAGCCAGATCGATACGCTGCGTGAACTGTTCGACGCCAAGTTCAGTGAAGCTCTAAAAACCGTCGGCAAGCAGTTTGACTTCGTCGACCTGTACGACAAACGCGATAACTTCAAGGATCAGATCCTGAAAGTCATCGGTACCGATTTGAACGGCTACCGACTGGACGATGCGGCGATCGACTTCTTGGAACAGACGCCGCTGGAATTGCTGAACCCCAACAACATTCTCGATGCCGAGGGTATCAAGAAAATTACCGAATTGACCTCGAAAGAAAAGGTCAAAGAGAACGCCTTCACGCGTGAAAAAGAGAAGACGCTGAAGCAACAGGACGTCGAGGCGGAAGAGACGATTCTGCAGCTGGAAAAGCAACGCATCGAAGCTAACGAAAAGCAACAACGCGAAGTCACCGAGATCTCCGCTCGCGAACGCGCCGCGGCCAAGAAGGTTCAAGAAGAACAACGGCTGGAGTCCGAACGAGCTCGGATCACGACCGAAGAGGAACTGGGCGTCGCCAACGAAAACAAGGAACGCCAGGTCTTGGTCGCATTGCGTGCCAAGGAACGCACCGACGGGATCGAACAGGAACGCGTCCTGAAGGATCGCGAATTGGAAGCGACCGAGCGTGAACGCGTCGTCGGCATCGCTCAAGTCGAAAAAGAGAAGGCGATCGAAGTCGAGAAGCGGAACATCCAAGAGGTCATCCGCGAACGCGTGGCCGTCGAACGAGCCGTCGTCGAAGAACAGGAAAAGATCAAGGACACCGAAGAGTTTGCGGCGGCGGACCGGCTGAAAAAGGTTCAGATCACCGCGGCGTCGATGACCGCCGAAGAATCGTTGATCAAAGAAACCAAGGCGGCCGAAGCGGCCAAGATGGCGGCCGAACTGTTGGCCGACAAGATCCGCATCGAAGCCGAAGCGTCTCGCGACCGTTCGGAAAAAGAAATGCAAGCGGCCAAGATGACGGCCGAAGCCGATGCAGCGAAAGCCGCAGCCAGCGGATTGGCTGAAGCCAAGGTGCAAGAAGCCCGCGCCGCATCGATGGAAAAAGAAGGCACCGCCGAAGCGGTCATCATCGAAAAGAAAGCTGTCGCCGAAGCGAAGGGTATCGAAGCCCGTGCGACTGCGATCGAGAAGGAAGGCTTGGCCGAAGCCAACGTCATGCAACAGAAGTACAGCAGCGAAGCGACCGGTATCACCGAGAAGGCCGAAGCGATGAAACTGCTGGACGGTGTCGGCAAAGAACACGAAGAGTTCAAGCTCAAACTGGACAAGGACAAGCAGGTCGAGATCGCGGCGATCGACGCACAACGCGGCATCGCCGAATCGCAAGCCGGTGTGGTTGGCGAAGCACTCAAAGCCGCTCGCATCGACATCGTCGGTGGCGATGGCGAGTTCTTCGACCAGATCACTTCGGCGGTCAAGGGTGGCAAGGCGATCGATCGCTTTGTCTACAACAGCCGCGTAGCGACCGACGTCAAACAGACCTTCTTCAACGGCGACCCCGATTATTTTCGGGACAACCTGATGGACCTGGTCAACAAGTTCAACCTCAGCACCGACGACATCAAGGATCTTTCGATCGCCGCCTTGATCGCCAAGCTGATGGGACTGGCCAATACCGATGAAACCCGCAACCAACTGGGCAGCCTGTTAGGGATGGCCAGCACCGCTGGGATCACCGAACGCAAGGTCGGTAAACTGGAAGCGAAGCCGTTGCAGAACGGGGCGAAGAGCTAA
- a CDS encoding DUF1549 domain-containing protein produces MTHRDLDRLRRTVTRCCFALLAPLVLFGNVHAVESEPTVSFINDVVPVLTKSGCNTGVCHAKAGGGQNGFQLSLFGFEPQEDYDHLVLEGRGRRLFPTDPERSLLLVKAVGEVPHGGGVRLDPKSEGYATLRRWIAQGAPNSTGAEPTLTSIEVLPGHETVAAGSQQQLKSIAHYSDGSSRDVTELAVYECNDRAMAEVSETGLVRTESIPGKVAVMVRYQGQVAVFNGSIPLGAPVPQLPESRNFIDDFVFGNLKTLGIPPSPVCDDATFIRRVSLDIAGRLPTDEESRAFLANEAADKRDQLIDDLLQSPDYADYFANKWTSLLKNRRDGASDITSNFAFHAWIRDSLLANTPYDQLARELLAATGTIIANPPVAWYKRVKQPQEQIEDVAQLFLGVRMQCAQCHHHPFERWSQDDYYGLAAFFSQVGRKPTDTRGEDLIFHKRGIAGSKNIKTGMTVRPAALGDDVGEIPADEDPRLRLANWMSRPENPFFAKALVNRYWKHFFARGLIEPEDDIRDTNPPTNPELLAALEENFLSSGFDLKQLVRTITQSNAYQLSATPNEHNLADRQNYSRFYPRRMQAEVMLDSIDQFTGATTSFANLPAGTRAIALPDNSYNRASPFLKVFGRPESSSVCECERVQSASLAQSLHLLNAADIKGKLATANGRADRLSKADASDTEKITELYLAAFARPPREEELQIALDYLAQPSVDADGKPIDAKVAARNNYQDLVWALINTKEFLFNH; encoded by the coding sequence ATGACACACCGCGATCTCGATCGTTTGCGACGAACCGTCACACGATGCTGTTTCGCCCTGCTCGCTCCGCTGGTTCTGTTCGGGAACGTTCATGCTGTTGAGTCCGAACCGACAGTCAGCTTCATCAACGATGTCGTCCCCGTGTTGACCAAGTCGGGCTGCAACACCGGCGTCTGCCACGCGAAAGCTGGCGGCGGGCAGAACGGTTTCCAGTTGTCGCTGTTCGGTTTTGAGCCGCAGGAAGATTACGACCACCTGGTGCTCGAAGGCCGCGGTCGTCGCCTGTTCCCGACCGATCCCGAACGCAGTCTGTTGCTAGTCAAAGCTGTCGGAGAGGTTCCCCACGGCGGCGGTGTTCGCTTGGACCCAAAATCCGAAGGCTACGCCACGTTGCGGCGCTGGATCGCTCAAGGAGCTCCAAATTCAACCGGTGCCGAACCGACGCTCACGTCGATCGAAGTCCTGCCGGGGCACGAAACGGTCGCCGCCGGATCGCAGCAACAACTCAAATCGATAGCCCACTATTCCGACGGCAGCAGCCGCGACGTGACGGAACTGGCCGTCTACGAATGCAACGATCGCGCGATGGCCGAAGTCAGCGAGACCGGGTTGGTGCGGACCGAATCAATACCAGGCAAAGTTGCCGTGATGGTTCGCTACCAAGGTCAGGTCGCTGTCTTTAACGGCTCGATCCCGCTTGGGGCTCCAGTTCCCCAGCTGCCCGAATCGCGTAACTTCATCGACGACTTCGTCTTCGGCAATCTGAAGACGCTCGGCATTCCGCCATCTCCGGTTTGCGACGACGCCACGTTTATCCGCCGCGTCTCGTTGGATATCGCCGGTCGCTTGCCAACCGACGAGGAATCGCGAGCCTTCCTGGCAAACGAAGCTGCCGACAAACGCGATCAACTGATCGACGATCTGCTGCAGAGTCCCGACTACGCCGACTACTTCGCGAACAAATGGACCTCGCTGCTGAAGAACCGCCGCGACGGTGCCAGCGATATCACTTCGAACTTCGCATTCCACGCCTGGATTCGCGACAGCCTGCTGGCCAACACGCCCTACGATCAACTCGCTCGCGAACTGCTGGCGGCAACCGGTACGATTATCGCCAACCCACCGGTCGCTTGGTACAAGCGAGTCAAACAACCCCAGGAACAGATCGAGGACGTCGCCCAGTTGTTCCTTGGCGTTCGGATGCAATGCGCCCAGTGCCATCACCATCCGTTTGAACGCTGGAGCCAAGACGACTATTACGGCTTGGCCGCCTTCTTCAGCCAAGTCGGCCGCAAACCGACCGACACCCGCGGCGAGGATCTGATCTTCCATAAGCGAGGCATCGCCGGATCGAAGAACATCAAAACCGGAATGACAGTTCGCCCCGCCGCTTTGGGCGACGACGTTGGCGAGATCCCCGCCGACGAGGACCCACGGTTACGCTTGGCGAATTGGATGAGTCGCCCCGAGAATCCGTTTTTCGCCAAAGCGTTGGTCAATCGCTACTGGAAGCACTTCTTCGCCCGCGGCTTGATCGAACCTGAAGACGACATTCGCGACACGAACCCGCCGACCAATCCGGAGCTGTTGGCCGCGCTGGAAGAGAATTTCCTCAGCAGCGGATTCGACCTGAAACAACTGGTTCGCACGATCACGCAATCCAACGCGTATCAACTGTCCGCGACGCCGAACGAACACAATCTCGCCGATCGCCAAAACTACTCCCGCTTCTACCCGCGGCGGATGCAAGCCGAAGTGATGCTCGATTCGATCGACCAATTCACCGGCGCGACGACTTCGTTTGCCAATCTCCCCGCCGGGACCCGCGCGATCGCATTGCCTGACAATAGCTACAACCGGGCCTCGCCGTTCCTGAAGGTCTTCGGTCGTCCCGAGAGTAGCAGCGTTTGCGAGTGCGAACGCGTTCAATCAGCTTCGCTGGCGCAGAGTCTGCATCTGTTAAACGCTGCCGACATCAAAGGCAAGCTCGCGACCGCCAACGGCCGCGCCGACCGGTTGTCCAAAGCGGACGCTTCCGATACGGAAAAGATCACCGAACTCTATCTCGCTGCCTTCGCTCGCCCGCCCCGCGAGGAAGAGCTTCAAATCGCACTTGACTATCTAGCCCAACCGTCGGTCGACGCCGACGGCAAGCCAATCGACGCCAAGGTCGCCGCCCGGAACAATTACCAAGATCTGGTTTGGGCATTGATCAACACCAAAGAATTTTTGTTCAACCACTAA
- a CDS encoding DUF1501 domain-containing protein: MSNPKTKPSEMHCSGPRNFGPGSRRSFMRLGLAGFASMSLPGIMRLQAASPLPTQTADGKARKKTAVIMVWQPGGNSHIDTYDPKPLSGSEYRGPFNTIPTKVPGMRFTELLPRQAAIADKFTVLRSMYQGAGGHPAGSMQLLSGDSDTRDKPKPRLPDWMSVANYLRSKEGPRTNPLPAYVGVNPPLQYNGPAYLGDAYSPFSVTGDPNSPKFVVPNIGLTDANQVARLGRRTTLRQQLDTLERSFDHFGEMEALDEFETQAMTLLTNPKTKDAFDLTQEDDRTRDRYGRNAWGQQLLLARRLVEAGVEVLTSSLRGPLCGRVNNWDDHAVNHHIFDALRFRADAYDQAVTALIEDIYERGLDERVMVVVTGEFGRTPKISHQPSTGAGNASAPSGTKQPGRDHWPRAFSNIWAGGGIETGRFIGATDKRGEDVVERRCGPGDFLATIYHHLGIDSKSVFIEDFNGRPTPIVDHGAPIPELMG; the protein is encoded by the coding sequence ATGAGCAACCCGAAAACAAAGCCCTCCGAAATGCATTGCAGTGGCCCACGGAACTTTGGCCCCGGCAGCCGCCGCAGTTTCATGCGGTTGGGACTCGCGGGATTCGCCAGCATGAGCCTGCCCGGAATCATGCGACTGCAAGCGGCCAGCCCGCTGCCCACGCAAACCGCTGACGGCAAAGCGCGAAAAAAGACCGCGGTGATCATGGTCTGGCAGCCAGGCGGCAACTCGCACATCGACACTTACGATCCCAAGCCGTTGTCGGGCAGCGAATATCGCGGCCCGTTTAACACGATCCCGACCAAAGTTCCCGGGATGCGGTTCACCGAACTGCTGCCTCGCCAAGCAGCGATCGCCGACAAGTTCACCGTCTTGCGCAGCATGTACCAAGGGGCTGGCGGCCATCCCGCCGGTTCGATGCAACTGCTGTCGGGCGATTCGGACACACGCGACAAACCGAAACCGCGGTTGCCCGATTGGATGTCGGTCGCCAATTACCTGCGATCCAAAGAGGGCCCGCGGACCAATCCGCTGCCCGCGTACGTCGGCGTTAATCCGCCACTCCAATACAACGGACCGGCATACCTGGGCGATGCCTACTCACCTTTTTCGGTCACCGGCGATCCAAACTCGCCCAAGTTCGTGGTCCCTAACATCGGCCTAACCGACGCCAACCAAGTCGCGCGGCTGGGACGACGAACAACGTTGCGGCAGCAACTGGATACGCTGGAACGATCGTTCGATCATTTTGGCGAGATGGAAGCGTTGGACGAATTCGAAACCCAGGCGATGACGCTGCTGACCAATCCCAAAACGAAAGACGCTTTCGATCTCACGCAAGAGGACGATCGCACGCGGGATCGCTACGGCCGCAACGCCTGGGGGCAACAACTGCTGCTCGCTCGCCGTTTAGTCGAAGCGGGCGTGGAGGTTTTGACGAGCAGTCTCCGCGGACCTCTGTGCGGTCGCGTCAATAACTGGGATGACCACGCGGTCAACCACCATATCTTTGATGCTCTGCGTTTCCGCGCCGACGCGTACGATCAAGCGGTCACGGCACTGATCGAAGACATCTACGAGCGTGGGCTGGACGAGCGCGTGATGGTCGTTGTCACCGGCGAATTCGGCCGGACTCCCAAGATCTCGCATCAACCGAGCACCGGTGCCGGAAACGCAAGCGCTCCGTCGGGAACGAAGCAGCCCGGCCGCGACCACTGGCCGCGCGCCTTCTCCAATATCTGGGCCGGCGGCGGAATCGAAACAGGTCGTTTTATCGGTGCGACCGATAAACGTGGCGAAGATGTTGTCGAGCGGCGTTGTGGCCCCGGCGACTTTTTGGCAACGATCTACCATCATCTGGGAATCGATTCCAAGAGCGTCTTCATCGAAGACTTTAATGGCCGACCGACACCGATCGTCGACCATGGTGCTCCGATTCCCGAACTGATGGGATAG